CACTGATCGGCTTGTCCGTCAGACGCGCGACCGTCAGGAAGCTCTCCAGCGGTTCGAACAGGGCACTGCTCCCGACCAGCGTCAGCGGAGCCCCAACCGTGGTGACCTCGGGCAGCCTCTGGGCCAGTTTGACCATGCTCTCGAGGTCGGCCTGAGTGGGGTGGCGCGGCTTCCCCGCATCGAAGTCGTAGTACAGCGGCGTGATCTCAAAGCCCATCGACACGCTGTAGGTCGACGCAGCCTCCAGCGACGCCGGCGCTTCCACCAGCCCGCGCGCCTTCTGAAGCGCAAGGACCTCGTCTATCAGCTCGTCCGTCAGACGCACGTGCTTGCTGCCGGCCTCTACCCCAGCGCCCTTTTCCGCAAGCGCCTCCAGCATCCGCGGATGGTGCACCCAGACACCGGACTCCTTCAGCACGCGACGCACAGCCTCCCCCAGCACCTGCGCCTTCTTGTCATCGAGAACCATGCCCCGCGGCATGCCGCTACCTCCTGCGATGTCGCCCTGCCGGCACCGTGATGCGAGAGTCCTGGTGCTCCCCTACAGCCTCAGCTCATGGCCATGAGTGCGCAGCCAGGCCTTCGGGGCTTCATACCCCGGCATGACCTGCGCGACGTAACCCCAAAAAGCCGGCGAGTGGTCCGGGTGACGGAGGTGACACAGCTCGTGCACAATCAGGTAGTCCATCACCTCGGCCGGAGCCATCACAACGCGGTAGCTGATGCTCACGTTGCCCTTGCTCGAGCAGCTTCCCCAGCGGCTTGTCATGTCTTTCACCACGACCCGTCGCGGCTGCACGCCCACCCGTTTCCCGAGCACAGCAAACCGCTCCCGGCAGTCCTTCACCGCCTCCTGCACGTACCAGCGCCGCAGCGCCAGGCGAACCTGTTCCCGTCGGGCTTCGGCGCTGGCTGCGGGGCCAACCTGCACGCTCAGCCTGTGTCCGCGCAGGCTCACCTCGCCGTCGCCGAACAAGCTCTGGCGAACCTCCAGCGTCACTTCCCGGCCCCGGATCAGCAGCGTCTCCCCCGCCGTGTATCGTCGGGGCGCAAGGCGCTTCCCTTCTGCCTCTCTCAGCCTCGCGCGGATCCAGTCCATCTGCCGGCGCACGAAGGTCTCGATCTCGCGCAGCGGCGTGCCCAGTCCTGCCCGAACCTCGACGCCCTTCTGCGGGTGGACGAGGATCGTGATCCTCCGCCGTCCACGACGTCGGACCAGGGCGTACTCCACTGTGCCCCTAGCATCAGTAACCCGACGCACGACCGGTTCCCGTGCAGGCTCACGGGGTCGCGAATCCGTCCGCGCAGCACCGCCCGCAACTCCCAGCGCGGAGCTCGCAACTACCACTGGCGGCCCGGCAGCAGCACCCTTGCCGGGGTCTTCACCTCTGGAGGGTGTCAAGCTACCTGCCTCTCCCCTTAGTCCCCGCTCGCCAATCTGGCCAGCACCCGTGCGCAGTTCTCCATCGCGCCCAGGTGCCCCACTTCGAAGCCGTGGGTGTTCTCGGTCGGAAAGCCGATGCAGCCTGCACGACCAGCCAGCCCATACCGAGCCGCCGAACTCGCATCGCTCCCGAAGGACCGCACCAGCATCCGCTGATGTCCGCCACAGACCTCGTCCGCAGTCCGTGCGAGTTGGTCGGCGAGGCCCTTGTGGTACTGCATCGTGACGTCCTTGTACAGGATCACCGGATCGGGGCCGAGGGCCACCGGGTACTCTTCGGCGACCGGTGCAATCTCAATAGCGATCTGCGTGCTGGCCGGGACTGTCCGGCTCACGTAAGCTCCGCCGCCGCAGCCTGTCTCCTCGGCACTGGTGACCGCCAGGTACAGGTCCAGAGCAGGCCTCCTGCCCGCCGATCGCAGCAACTCCGCCACCAGAACCAGGATCGCAACTCCCGCCTTGTCATCCAGTCCAAAGCCGCCCACGCAGTCGCCCAGGTAGAAAGGTTGCTTGCGTGATCTCGCCACACAACCGCGGACGCCGACGAGGATGCCTTTCTCCGCCAGTTGCGCCCGGTTCAGCTTGCAGTGGATGTGACACATCTCCCAGTTCAGCGCCTTCTGCTTCGCCTCACTCACCTTCGGCGTCAGGTGGCTCGAGTGCCGACTGCCGACGGACAGCACGCCCGTCACAACCTCATCTCCCAGCAGATCGAAGGGGCCTTCGCCATACACCCAGGGCACACAGCCCCCGAGCGGGTCCATCCAGATCTTCCCGTCCTCGTCGATCTTGCGGACGATGGCGGAGATCTCGTCCTTGTGGGCCATGAGCAGCACACCGTCGGCACTGCTATGCCCCTTGATCTTGCCGATCACATTGTCATTGGGATCGACCCACACCTCATCGCAGTACCCGGTGAGCAACTCACGACTCAGACGCTCCATCTCAGCCTCATCGCCGGTTGGGGCATGAGTCACGAGCAGACGTCCCAGCAGATCGCGTAGCAGCTCTTGCATGGCAGTTCAACACTCCGCAGGCAGGTAATGAAGTTCAGCTTGTGTTGGAGGCCTTGTGCCTCCCTGCTCAGCTCTCGGCTTTGCTAAAGGTCGACGGGCTGCCCCTTCTCAGCAGACTCCACCATCGCCGTCAGGGCCTTCGTGATCATCAGCCCGTCATGGGCGTCAACGAGCGGCTCCTCACCCCGCAGGACACAGTTCACGAAGTGGCTGATGGCGTCGAAGACGAAGCCCCGCGGCT
This window of the Armatimonadia bacterium genome carries:
- a CDS encoding SprT family zinc-dependent metalloprotease; this translates as MTPSRGEDPGKGAAAGPPVVVASSALGVAGGAARTDSRPREPAREPVVRRVTDARGTVEYALVRRRGRRRITILVHPQKGVEVRAGLGTPLREIETFVRRQMDWIRARLREAEGKRLAPRRYTAGETLLIRGREVTLEVRQSLFGDGEVSLRGHRLSVQVGPAASAEARREQVRLALRRWYVQEAVKDCRERFAVLGKRVGVQPRRVVVKDMTSRWGSCSSKGNVSISYRVVMAPAEVMDYLIVHELCHLRHPDHSPAFWGYVAQVMPGYEAPKAWLRTHGHELRL
- a CDS encoding M20/M25/M40 family metallo-hydrolase; amino-acid sequence: MQELLRDLLGRLLVTHAPTGDEAEMERLSRELLTGYCDEVWVDPNDNVIGKIKGHSSADGVLLMAHKDEISAIVRKIDEDGKIWMDPLGGCVPWVYGEGPFDLLGDEVVTGVLSVGSRHSSHLTPKVSEAKQKALNWEMCHIHCKLNRAQLAEKGILVGVRGCVARSRKQPFYLGDCVGGFGLDDKAGVAILVLVAELLRSAGRRPALDLYLAVTSAEETGCGGGAYVSRTVPASTQIAIEIAPVAEEYPVALGPDPVILYKDVTMQYHKGLADQLARTADEVCGGHQRMLVRSFGSDASSAARYGLAGRAGCIGFPTENTHGFEVGHLGAMENCARVLARLASGD
- a CDS encoding trimethylamine methyltransferase family protein — encoded protein: MPRGMVLDDKKAQVLGEAVRRVLKESGVWVHHPRMLEALAEKGAGVEAGSKHVRLTDELIDEVLALQKARGLVEAPASLEAASTYSVSMGFEITPLYYDFDAGKPRHPTQADLESMVKLAQRLPEVTTVGAPLTLVGSSALFEPLESFLTVARLTDKPIS